A segment of the Canis lupus baileyi chromosome 21, mCanLup2.hap1, whole genome shotgun sequence genome:
GGCAAGCCCAGGGGGAAGGGTGGCTTCAGAGTTGATTAATTTGAGGGCCCGGTGACATTACCAAGGACCCCGGCTCCTGCAGCTTTCTGGCCTGCCACCCTCAATGTGTCCACCTAGCTCCCCTTGCGGTTCTGTGGGGACTGTCCCAATTCCAGCCCTCACATCTGGACCTGAACCGTGGAGAAAAGGTGCCACATCTTTTCAGTGTCTTTTTGCCCTAGAGTGGATTGCTTTTCCAGAAACCTCCCTGGGGACCCCAGGTCTCACCAGCCAGCATGGTGTCATCAGCCTGTGCCTAAACCCCACGTGCGCAAGGAGCCGAAAAGCACCCCGACTGGCTTAGCCCAATCAGGGTCCAGCCTCCCTTCCAGCACCAGGCACAGGAAAGAGGACGAAGAGCTGCCCaaagaaggggaaaggaggatgAAAAACAGACAACCAACCGAAGCTCCTGACGCCGCGTTAAAGacgagagaaaggcagaggcctCGGCCCTTACTGCCCAGATCTTGACCTTCTGCATCTGAATAAAATACGACAGTTGAACTGAATCacagcagagaaagaaaactcaTGTCCCAAAGTGCCCAGCCCAGAATTTTTACCACCACACCCCATAACTCGAGTATGATGCCATGTGACTAAGATTCACAATGGCAACGGCTTTcagatttattaaattaattcacCAGTGCTCTAACCTTTAGATTCTAGCTTCTAACACCAGTGGCTATCGAAGCCTTTTCCAAAAGCCGGTCAAAAGAGAGCTCTGTGGAATAAAGAGGTTCGTAAAAATGTTAAAGTCTCGCCATAAATTACAGGTTTATGTCAACCCTGACTTTCTTTCCAGAAACACGGTGAAACACAGTATATTCTTAAAAGTGGGAGTCATTCAGGCAGGCAGACTAGTTGCAAAGGCTATTGCATTTCCTGACCTCCTCCTAGCTATCCAGTAGGATTTGCCTGGAATAAAATGTGTAGATACCTGTCCAGGACAGCCAGGTCTGTGAGGATGGGAGCCGTGCAGGAATTCTAGAGTTCAGGCttcctggctggctgagttggttaagagtctgccttaggcgtgggtcatgatcctggggtcctgggatgaaaaataataaaaagattttatttatttatttgagagaaagagagcaagctgagcagggagcttgcttctccctctccctctgccccctactcatgcttgctctctttctctcaaataagtaaataaaatctttaaaaaaaaaaaaaaaaggaattcttgagctcatgacctaatagagacataccaaaaaaaaaaaaaaaaaaaaaaaaaggaaaatgatcctcaaagcaggaaaaaaaatgtactgtagGGGGGACaaaaagaggggaggagagagatccAGATAATAAAAACTATGGCTCAGAGAAGTTCAAAAGCTGCCTGGGGTCAGAGCTAATGATCTCATACACAGAATCACACAAATATTGTTAAcagtgaactctttttttttttttttttaataaaagagtgAACTCTTAACTCTTCTAAGCACTGTAAACATAGGgactaatttaatcctcataataaacTACAAAGTTTGTCACCATTAATTAGTATTAATCATCAGACATTATATAATTGATATCATCAGTATTAGTGACACCAATAATTCTACTGTAACTGCATTTTACAAATGGgtacactgaggcacagagaggccaagtAACTGACTCTGGGTTACACCCCTGGTTAATTTTTAAACTCAGACAATTTGGTCTGAGAGTTTGTTCTCTTAACCATTTCCCTTAGTAGCAACCCCAGAGAACATTTCAAAGCAAAATTTAATCTGAGTTGAGTCTACTTTGATTAAATGCAATAATTTTTTATAGCTGACGTTTTCTCagggctttttttgttgtttttttgtctttgtttttgttttttttttgcaaagggcTTATCCTCCATCATTCTGGAATCTCAGCCCTGCCGTTTACTTGCTGTATGACTTCAGGCTAGTCACTGGCTAAGTAAGCTTCAGTGTTCCCATCTGTAAAGCGGGGACATTCATCACTGTTGGAAACGTTAAAGCAGAGAACGTGTGTGCAAAATAAAGCCGGTAACGCCCTGTGCTAGGCCcataataagcactcagtaaGTGTTTGCCACCAGCATTGTAGTGATTATTAATACGTCGCTAGCACTTCCCAACAACCATGCAAAGTAGGCAAGATTCATTATCCTCATTTCTCAGATGTGGAAACCTAAactcaaagaaaggaaataacccGCCAGAAAGGAAACAGCCAGAATGTGAAAATGCCAGACTTGGGAAACCTTCCAACTCCGagcctcctgccctgctcccaaCCCTCAAAGCCACCCCCGCCCTCTTTCCCAGGAGGCACTGTTAAATGAGCCAGATCATTCTTCAAACAGGACTATGGAAAAATTCGAAGCAATTGGAAGTCCAGACTCAGGGAGAAGCCCTGAGGAATATTAAGAAAGTTTTCAAGGTGAAAATAGGTTTCTAGGTAGGGACAGAGGAGCAGCACTTTCCCTCGTGCAGAAGCAACTGCCAGAGGGGCGGAAGGGCCAGCGGCTACCCATTGTGATGAACTGTATCCAGGAGCCACGGTGTGGCTTGGCCTTGACTGGGGGAGGGGAGCGTCCCCAGGCTGGGAGGTGACGGCAAGTGGGAGCACTGTCATCGTACAGGTGAAACAGAGGAGTGCGTTCAATGTTGAAACACTGTCTAAAGTACTCAAATACGCCTATAAAATGGCATTCTGCTGGAGggtttgctttttggttttggttttgtcttaGTCCTTTGGTTTTCTGGAATTCTGCGTCTCGGTGCACTTGCTCCTGTGAATGCGTCCCACTGCGGTACCTGGGGCATTCAGTCCTGTGGCTGCAGGCAAAGGGCTGCGATGAGGTCAGTCCCTCCTCCAAGAGGTAAGATCCTAGCCAACTTCTTTAAGACCCAACTTCTTTGTCAATACCTGGAAGTGATGGGAAGATCCTGGGATTTGGAGCATCTGGGTTGGAGGCCAGCCCCTCCCAGAATGAAAGTCACATGCTTCCTCTTCCTACATTATGTGGAGGcttcatcaatatttttttttccttttaaaatgaaagttcttggggcacctgggtggctcggtggttgagcggctgctttcagctcaggttgtggtcccaggatcctgggatcgagtcccgcatcaggctccccgcagggcgtgtgcttctttctccctctgcctatgcctctgcctctctcttatgaatagacaaataaaatcttttaaaaaagtgaaatgaaagttCTTATTTTGTACCTCTTAGTAGTAAGGAGCTTTTTAAAACCAACACATGCCACCTGCAGAAACTTAATCTCAGTAACTTTCCAATGACTTATTCAGCAAATTGTTATTGAACTAACTAAGCACCAGGCACTGAGCCCGGCAGCCCCGAAACAATAGGTAAGGGGGACTCCTCAGGCAATGACAACGAACTATCCCTTGTAGTTCTTTACAGCTTTTGTTAGCAgctaaagaggcagagacaccaacTACTTTGGATTTCCCCATAGCACCTAGGACGGTCACCGGCTGAATTTAGGTGAAATCATGAATCAACCCGTTAATCACACACAGACAGTTCTGTAATTAGATGATATTCCACTAATGCCCACAAGGTGGAGATCTTGCTTACAGTTTACCCAGGCTGAAAGCActgcaatcaaaaaaaaaaaaaaaatcccagaagttaaaccaaaagattaaaaaaaaaaatcaaatttaatttattgagcacctatttaGTACAATATACTAACTTACGtggtaagagaaataaaaggttgTTAAGAAATAGTATTCTCTGCCCTCTAGGTAACGTAGGGGTGAGGAGCTTACACAAAGCGGGAGGACAGTCCCTTTTAATGCATTACTACGTTTTGATGCCTCCGTATGGGAGTCACAGTCACCGGAGCATCAGATAAGGTCTATAAAAAAGCCTGATAGAGCTGTGTGGTGGGGAACAGATTCAACAAAGACTCCACACTTCAGCCAATATGGAAACACTTGAGGGAATACGGGgtcagtgctggaaagctccagatGTGGTCTTTTGATGCTTCCCTTCAACCACAAACATTACGGTGTCTGCCCTATAACTCTGAACATTCATTCTTTGGAGAATGAAATATAATCAGTGCCAGCTGATGAGCTAATAAagctgaacccccccccccatgtgcaCCTGATGGGGGttaaagagggaaagaagcacaTGTGAGAAAACAGATTTCCATCGCCTGCTTTCAGGAGGTGGATTCCTCCTCCGCCCCCAACCTTGCATCTTACCTGGGGATCTTGGTTTGGATCCCGGACACCCTCCTGCAGAgcgggaagggggcggggggaggccaaTTCTTATCCAAGAGCCTTCCTGGTGGCTGGAACTCAGAGGTGCTGGAAGACAGTGTGGTTTGTTTTGTCATGGTttggggttgttgtttttttttctcctcctccccccctcaccccccaccatttatttttttccctgaaaccaTTAAACCAGCAAGTCAAACGTACTatcaggatttctttttcatttgaactgaaaatcacatttggaaaataaagtgaGTGGCTAAATGAcagtgagttttttaaaaaaccgaAAACGCTGgcaacttgatttaaaaaaaaaaaaaaaaagggaaaaaataatgagctTTCCTGATGGAGGGAAAAATCAGGTGGCACACGGCCAGAAGGCCGGAGTTTGAATTTTAGTTTGTGCACTTGCTAAGTCCAGCGTCCCAAGCAAACCTTGTCCACCTCGGTTTCCTCCTGGGCAGAATCATACTGTTTCTTGGTGAGAGGGAGGCCCGGACAGCGCTGCTGCTGCCCCAGGTCCTGCACCTGGCTCCTGCCCCAGCgctgctcctgccccaggtcCTGCCCCAGGTCCTGCACTTGGCTCCTGCACCAGCgctgctcctgccccaggtcCTGCACCTGGCTTCTGCACCAGCAcggctcctgccccagctccttccccaggtcctgccccagtgctgctcctgccccaggtcctgccccaggtcctgccccagcgctgctcctgccccaggtcCTGCACCTGGCTCCTGCACCAGCgctgctcctgccccaggtcCTGCATCAGCACTGCTCCTGCCCCAGGTCCTGCTCCCGGTCCTGCCCCAGGGCTGCTCCTGCCCTAGGTCCTGCCCCAGGTCCTGTCCCAGGTCCTGCCCCAGGTCCTGCACCAGCGCTGCTCCTGCCCTAGGTCTTGCCCCAGGTCCTGCCCCAGCGCGGCTCCTGCCCCAGGTCCCGCACCTGGCTCCTGCACCCTGCCCCAGGTCGGATCCGGGGTTACCACGTTCTCACAGCCgccaacccccgccccccgccccggtcccGAGCTTGCGTTCCACGAGCGCGGGGACAGCCTGCGGGGGTTACTGCCCTGAGACCCGGCTCCGTGGATCGGCCTGGGTGTTGCAGGGCTTGCGGAGCGAGGTTtaatccccgccccccccgcaaccaccccccaccccagtccctccGCAGAGACCGAGCCAGCACCCCCGGAGCGCACCCGCCCGCAGTGACCCGCAGTGACCCGCGGTGGTAAGCGCGCCCGCGAGAGGGGTGTCGGAGCAAAGCTGGTGCCACAGggggtgccccccgccccccggccgggcTGGAGCGCAGGCCGCGGCCCCCCTTAGGCTGGGAGGCCGCGCCGTCGGAGAGCCGGGCGGCGGAGGGACCCGCGGAGGGacccgccccggcccgcgccaACTCCGCAGGCGGCCCGGCGGCCGCCCCGACCCCGAcctcggccccggccccgaccGGCCCGGGCTTGCGCGGCTCCCGCAGGCCCCGAGGTCCCCGGCCGAGGCGGGGCCGCCTCTCCCGCGCGGAAGGAGCCGTCGCCGCTttaaggggaggggggaggggcggggcgggagcggcggccgcggagggggaggggaggggcggggaggggagggggaggggtcccCTCGCGCCCACGTGGTCCGGGCGCCTGTGAATCGCGCCCGCCCGAGGGTCTCGCAGCCAAATACAAAAGCGGCTGGGAAGCGGCGGCCGCGCGAGTTCCCAGCGCCGGGCGGAGCGCCGCGGCCGCGATGGGGCCGAggcgcccgcagccccgcagccgcCACGCCGCCGGGCCCGCCTCGCCGCCGGGACCCGGGCGCCCGGGCGCGGCTTGAAGCGGCGGCGGCCCCCGCGCGGCCCGCGGGGCTCGGGCAGGAGGATGCGCgacgcggccgccgccgccgccgccgccgcggggctCTGGCTGCTGGCGCTCGGCTCGCTGCTGGCGCTGCGGGGCGGGCTCCCGGCGCCGCGCAGCCCGCCGCCCGCCGACCGGCTCCCGCggcgcccgggccccgcgccccggccccccccggccccggccccggcgcggGACGCCCGCGGCGGCTCCCCGAAAACTTTCCGGGCGCTGCTCACCTTGGCGgccggcgcgggcggcgcgggcggcgcggcgcgggggccCCCGGGCGGGCGCGAGGGGCGCGCGGCGGTGCGCGGGGGCGTCTTCTGGAGCCGCGGCCTGGAGGAGCGGGTGCCCCGCGGCTTCTCGGAGGCGCAGGCGGCCGCGTGGCTGGAGGCGGCGCGCGGCGCGCGGGTGGTGGCCCTGGAGCGCGGCGGCTGCGGGCGCAGCTCCAACCGGCTGGCCCGCTTCGCCGACGGCACCCGCGCCTGCGTGCGCTACGGCGTGAGCCCCGAGCAGATCCAGGGCGAGGCCCTGTCCTTCTACCTGGCGCGCCTGCTGGGCCTCCAGCGCCACGTGCCGCCGCTGGCCCTGGCCCGCGTGGAGGCTCGCGGCGCGCAGTGGGCGCAGGTGCAGGACGAGCTCCGCGCCGCGCACTGGGCGGAGGGCAGCGTGGTGAGCCTGACGCGCTGGCTGCCCAACCTCACGGACGTGGTGGTGCCCGCGCCCTGGCGCTCCGAGGACGGCCGGCTGCGGCCGCTGCGGGCCGCCGGGGGCGAGCTGGCCAACCGCAGCCAGGCGGAGCTGGTGGACCTGGTGCAGTGGACCGACCTGATCCTTTTCGACTACCTGACGGCCAACTTCGACCGGCTGGTCAGCAACCTCTTCAGCCTGCAGTGGGACCCGCGCGTCATGCAGCGCGCCACCAGCAACCTGCACCGCGGCCCCGGCGGGGCGCTGGTCTTTCTGGACAACGAGGCGGGCCTGGTGCACGGCTACCGGGTGGCGGGCATGTGGGACAAGTACAACGAGCCGCTGCTGCAGTCGGTGTGCGTGTTCCGCGAGCGGACGGCGCGGCGCGTGCTGGAGCTGCACCGAGGCCGGGACGCGGCCGCGCGGCTGCTGCGCCTCTACCGGCACCACGAGCCTCGCTTCCCGGAGCTGGCCGCGCTCGCCGACCCCCACGCGCAGCTGCTGCAGCGCCGCCTCGACTTCCTCGCCAAGCACATTTTGCACTGCAAGGCCAAGTACGGCCGCCGCCCCGGGACTTAGCATCCCCGCCCCCGGCAGCCCCCCCGCACCCCGGAGGAGAGGGCGAGAGGCCCCCCGGGCCGGGGGAGGCGGGACGCGCGGCGCGGAGCGGGAAGGGCCGCCGCCCCGGCCACCGGCCAACGCCCAGCCCGTGGCCCCGGGCCGCCAGGAGGCTGAAACTTCTCCTCGGCTGcacccacctgccctgccccttgCTCTCCATCTCGTGCTGTCTCCTTTCAAAGTTCGCGGAGGACGGCGTCTCCGGGGCGAGAAGTGGAACGTTCCCCCGGCCCAGCCTGCGGGAGGACGCTGCCCTGTGGCCGCACCGAGTTTGGATCCGGAGACACCCGCCGCCGCCGGAGGAgtgtgcacccccacccccaccccgccccgggtGGCCGGCCGTCTCGGTGGGAGATGCGTCCCATCccttgcctctcccccacccccacccccattccctcTCCGAAAAAGGAAAACTTCTGTTGGAGCCGTTGAGCTAATTTGTGCGTTTCCCACCCAACGCTGCGCTGGTGGCCCGGAGCTGGGCTGTGACATCGGCTGGCGCAGCCCCCTTCCTGTGCTCTGCCTTTGTTCCGGCGGCGGCGTGATGGTGAGATCACTGTTAGGGGCTGGGGGAAGGCTCCCGGTAGGACAAAGGGAGCAGGACCTTCAGaacccggggggggggcgggtctcCGCTGACCCTGACCAGGTGCCTGCCTTGCTCCTAACCACATGCCCTTTGGGCCTAAAGCCTCCAGATTGCAGGACCCTCCGTCGGCTCCGAGTCAAGTAGTGgatttctccctcccctcctcccctccgaCCAAAATTTTGACAATGATGATGTTCACCAGAAGCAAATGAGTTTCATGCactttactttgttttgttttgtttttttaattttagttttttttttaatcaggagaaactttttttatttgacaaaatttgccttctgtgtatatatgtgcataaagcgtgttgtaaatatactaaacaaacttatatttcaataaaagggagtttaaaatttagagaatttCATTTCCGTGCTTTTCCGCTGTGGGAGATCACCGACGCCCCTCCCCGCTTTTCGAATTAGCTTTAGGGTTTCTCCCTTGTGGACGTGCTTTATAAAAACAAAGGATGCCTATATACCCCAGTTGTGAGGGCCGGGAACGTACAGGAATGAACAAAGACGGAGCGGTTTCTCTGCCCTGTTTGCTCAAATGAACCCTAGGGCAGGAAATTTCAGAGTTCAATAGAGAATGTGggggagagacagggaaggaaagtATTCTATTTCCTGGCAAATACAACTTTGATATAAAAGGATTTCACTGTACTATATTCCTGTATTAATCATTTGACAAATATGATAGAACCAGATGTGCAGACTAAAATATGACAAATGCCCCCTTTTTAAACCTAGCTGGTCACGtgttgcacattttttttcagcATGGTAATTACCATGCA
Coding sequences within it:
- the FJX1 gene encoding four-jointed box protein 1; the protein is MRDAAAAAAAAAGLWLLALGSLLALRGGLPAPRSPPPADRLPRRPGPAPRPPPAPAPARDARGGSPKTFRALLTLAAGAGGAGGAARGPPGGREGRAAVRGGVFWSRGLEERVPRGFSEAQAAAWLEAARGARVVALERGGCGRSSNRLARFADGTRACVRYGVSPEQIQGEALSFYLARLLGLQRHVPPLALARVEARGAQWAQVQDELRAAHWAEGSVVSLTRWLPNLTDVVVPAPWRSEDGRLRPLRAAGGELANRSQAELVDLVQWTDLILFDYLTANFDRLVSNLFSLQWDPRVMQRATSNLHRGPGGALVFLDNEAGLVHGYRVAGMWDKYNEPLLQSVCVFRERTARRVLELHRGRDAAARLLRLYRHHEPRFPELAALADPHAQLLQRRLDFLAKHILHCKAKYGRRPGT